From the Vanessa cardui chromosome 18, ilVanCard2.1, whole genome shotgun sequence genome, one window contains:
- the LOC124537259 gene encoding putative uncharacterized protein DDB_G0282133, with protein MQFLFQCILFICVYVILTNGRPPHFQEENDSEIGVEYESDESADDEYAPEEGESAADEESRNQELAQDADNKEDSERFSETESSIRKEGSKNNLQDSSYRGEADNFSNMKEHPNYMFGPKDVAETENSQPSHTDEQSNRVECRNVDERSTHLGSDYSGELLFKKVNEQFQKDNGGYKVEENEQSTIKKQYGNNRPVEKKDAKNYDYFMYSDRNRRQVQGFEEKPVTDLKSIKNENNDLNVANENTILKNIKKLSDQDLENLMNSLPEDKKALLRKIMDKREITKKAGAIEDNNYLDQSDTSKIEGSYSVSSLSSNSLTTEINKNVESSEGLNTKNSDTENETGKLGSKSDEKGETSTTEDLLENTDSALEGNINSNTKEIVKTDNKREIDRRDLNNKNIPFDDSLVLDTKNSNDSPIDKESSEDEDWLEPKSEEFNAEQREVSQSDPSDISASVEKLEDSFPNANSYGDIESSLEPLVRIKRKELHHKVKKRDLPYMTNDNLSFIRDLENEESGNDERSEFNHKESFYGQSDFMKNKVEVGNHNIMNNKKKRNKRSLSSNSIINAVNNTLNLSRSSRTAGPLFCENSSMSDNRIDKAERKVDEAFGSFTGNSEEDVNRYKRIKK; from the exons atgcaatttttatttcaatgtattctATTCATTTgcgtttatgtaatattaaccaATGGAAGACCACCGCATTTTCAAGAAGAAAACGacag tgAAATAGGCGTTGAATATGAAAGCGATGAATCGGCTGATGACGAATACGCTCCCGAAGAGGGAGAATCTGCTGCGGATGAG GAATCACGTAATCAAGAATTGGCCCAGGATGCAGACAATAAGGAAGACTCTGAAAGa TTTTCAGAAACTGAATCGAGTATCAGAAAAGAAGGAAGTAAAAATAATCTTCAGGACTCCAGTTATCGTGGGGAAGCGGACAATTTTTCTAATATGAAAGAGCACCCTAACTATATGTTTGGTCCCAAGGATGTGGCAGAAACTGAAAATTCCCAACCCAGTCACACTGATGAGCAAAGTAATCGTGTGGAATGTAGAAATGTAGATGAAAGGTCGACACATTTGGGTTCTGACTATTCGGgagaattgttatttaaaaaagtcaacGAGCAGTTTCAAAAGGATAACGGTGGTTATAAGGTAGAGGAAAATGAACAAtctactataaaaaaacaatatggtAACAACAGGCCCGTTGAAAAAAAGGATGCTAAAAATTATGACTATTTTATGTATTCTGACAGAAATCGACGACAAGTTCAAGGGTTTGAAGAAAAACCAGTAACCGATTTAAAgagtattaaaaatgaaaacaacgATTTAAATGTAGCAAACGAAAATACTAtactaaagaatataaaaaagcttTCTGATCAAGATCTAGAAAATCTAATGAATTCTCTCCCGGAAGATAAGAAAGCACTCTTAAGAAAAATTATGGATAAAagagaaattacaaaaaaagctGGTGCAATAGAAGATAACAACTATTTAGATCAATCAGATACGAGTAAAATAGAAGGAAGTTACTCTGTTTCATCTTTATCGTCTAATTCTTTGACTACTGAGATCAACAAAAATGTCGAAAGTAGTGAGggattaaatacaaaaaattcaGATACTGAAAATGAAACAGGAAAATTAGGAAGTAAATCCGACGAAAAAGGTGAAACCAGTACAACAGaagatttattagaaaatacaGATTCAGCCCTTGAAGGAAACATAAACTCTAATACCAAGGAAATTGTTAAAACTGATAATAAAAGAGAAATTGATCGAAGAgacttaaacaataaaaatattccctTCGATGATTCTTTAGTATTAGATACTAAAAACTCAAATGATTCTCCAATAGATAAGGAAAGCTCTGAAGATGAAGATTGGTTAGAACCTAAGAGTGAAGAATTTAATGCCGAGCAAAGAGAAGTTTCTCAAAGTGATCCTTCTGATATATCAGCTTCTGTTGAAAAACTAGAAGATTCATTTCCAAATGCAAATTCATATGGAGATATAGAATCAAGCTTAGAACCTTTAGtaagaattaaaagaaaagaattACACCACAAAGTGAAGAAACGAGATCTCCCATATATGACAAACGATAACTTGTCTTTTATTAGGGATTTGGAAAATGAGGAGTCTGGCAATGATGAGAGAAGTGAGTTCAACCATAAAGAATCTTTCTACGGTCAATCTGACTTCATGAAAAACAAAGTTGAAGTCGGAAATcacaatattatgaataataagaaaaaaaggaATAAGCGATCTTTAAGTTCCAATAGTATCATTAATGCTGTTAACAATACACTAAATTTGTCTCGAAGTAGCCGTACAGCAGGTCCTCTATTTTGTGAAAATAGCTCAATGTCGGATAATCGTATCGACAAAGCCGAGCGGAAAGTAGATGAAGCGTTTGGATCTTTTACGGGTAATTCTGAAGAAGACGTCAATCGATACAAGAGGATCAAAAAATGA